One region of Mucilaginibacter gotjawali genomic DNA includes:
- a CDS encoding alpha-amylase: MKRQFYRLGRASIFLALLLTFSQCKKSAVTENAPAAAKISKTFVNDATPGPGGGVLMQAFYWNTPNTSSWWQNVNSKIAAWDAAGISAIWLPPATKGQSGGSSMGYDPYDYFDFGTYNQMGSTTTRFGNLADLNTLISNAHTHNIQVYADMVLNHCSGGTLEANPYTGTNTYTKFTPLSGQFNRSYSDFHPNNIHASDEGSFGGFPDLCHAQANVSNWIYNASYSMSRYYKNTMHYDGWRFDYVKGFGAWVVQNYVNSVGGFAVGEDWDGNAANLQSWVNATGGTSSAFDFACFYAMHSAFDSNDLTHLNDDMLWKRNGAKSVTFVSNHDTDIIGNKYSAYAYIMTHEGYPCVFYSDYEQWLDKGRMNNLIWIHRTLAGGTTTNLYSASDQYIDRRNGYGAAPGVIVYFNGTGYWQQQWVTSNWANRQIKEYTGASGWVQTVAADGRVLIQAPPNSYSIWSVTGY, translated from the coding sequence ATGAAAAGACAATTCTACCGTTTGGGCCGGGCATCAATCTTCCTGGCATTATTATTAACTTTTTCGCAATGCAAAAAGTCGGCGGTGACCGAAAACGCACCTGCTGCTGCAAAAATCTCCAAAACATTTGTTAACGATGCAACGCCAGGCCCTGGCGGCGGCGTGTTAATGCAGGCCTTTTACTGGAACACGCCCAACACCTCCTCCTGGTGGCAAAATGTAAACAGCAAAATAGCAGCATGGGATGCGGCAGGCATCTCGGCCATCTGGCTTCCGCCTGCTACCAAAGGGCAAAGCGGCGGTTCAAGTATGGGTTACGATCCCTATGATTATTTTGACTTTGGCACGTATAACCAAATGGGATCTACGACTACACGCTTCGGCAACCTGGCAGACCTTAATACCCTGATCTCCAATGCGCACACCCATAACATTCAGGTATATGCGGATATGGTGTTAAACCACTGCAGCGGGGGTACACTGGAAGCCAACCCTTATACCGGCACCAATACTTACACCAAATTTACGCCGCTGTCGGGGCAATTCAACAGGAGCTACAGCGATTTCCACCCCAACAATATCCATGCATCTGATGAAGGCTCATTCGGAGGCTTTCCTGACCTTTGCCACGCACAGGCTAATGTTTCCAATTGGATCTATAATGCATCATACAGTATGTCAAGATACTACAAAAACACCATGCACTATGACGGATGGCGCTTTGATTACGTAAAGGGTTTTGGGGCATGGGTGGTGCAAAACTATGTAAACAGCGTGGGCGGCTTTGCAGTTGGCGAAGACTGGGATGGCAACGCAGCCAATTTACAAAGCTGGGTAAATGCTACCGGCGGCACCTCGTCGGCTTTTGACTTTGCCTGCTTTTATGCCATGCACTCTGCTTTTGACAGCAACGACCTCACCCATTTAAACGATGACATGCTTTGGAAAAGAAACGGCGCCAAATCCGTTACTTTCGTTTCCAATCATGATACTGACATTATCGGGAATAAATATTCGGCCTATGCCTATATTATGACGCATGAAGGTTATCCTTGTGTATTTTACAGCGATTATGAACAATGGCTTGATAAAGGCAGAATGAATAACCTGATCTGGATCCACCGGACGCTGGCAGGCGGAACAACAACCAACTTATATTCAGCAAGTGACCAGTATATCGACCGGCGCAACGGTTACGGTGCGGCGCCAGGCGTAATCGTATATTTTAACGGAACAGGCTACTGGCAACAGCAATGGGTAACCAGTAACTGGGCCAACAGGCAAATTAAAGAATACACCGGCGCCTCCGGCTGGGTACAAACTGTTGCCGCCGATGGCAGGGTTTTAATCCAGGCACCGCCAAATTCTTATTCTATCTGGTCAGTTACAGGTTATTGA
- a CDS encoding RNA polymerase alpha subunit C-terminal domain-containing protein produces the protein MATGDKNLRVCNAGHRYKKSSDCQVCPVCEQERKPENGFLSTISAPARRALEREGIITLKQLSMFSKKNLLKLHGFGPGSIPKLENALKVEGLNFKIDEN, from the coding sequence ATGGCCACAGGTGATAAAAATTTACGGGTTTGCAATGCAGGCCATAGGTATAAAAAGAGTTCTGATTGCCAGGTGTGCCCTGTTTGTGAACAGGAAAGAAAGCCGGAAAATGGTTTTCTTTCCACGATCTCAGCACCCGCCAGGCGCGCGTTGGAACGGGAGGGGATCATCACCTTAAAGCAGTTGTCGATGTTCAGCAAAAAGAATTTGCTGAAACTCCATGGTTTTGGCCCCGGCTCGATCCCTAAATTAGAAAATGCGCTAAAGGTGGAAGGGCTTAATTTTAAAATAGACGAAAATTAA
- a CDS encoding beta-N-acetylhexosaminidase gives MNSNDPNILARTKRFLVLPGSCNASPFVTLVRILFLSFQFASAQTVNIIPLPKSFIKLSGAFQLNSNIVIGMNDNSMLPQANYLQMELKRADGILIAVDPDEQKAQIDLKLVDKPGVNGAYDLKIEANKISITASGNDGIFYGLVSLMQLIRMQPAGNSVSLAACEIADAPRFQWRGFMLDESRHFFGREKVEQLLNWMAFYKLNKFHWHLTDDDGWRLEIKKYPRLAQVGGIGNHTDSLAPAKYYTQEDIKEIVAYAQDRFITVIPEIDMPGHATAANKAYPEYSGGSIRNYENYTFDPGNEKTYSYLTAILKEANGLFPSHMIHLGGDEVALGNQAWAGRPGIKDMMAKNNFTALEDLEHYFFNRMADSVMKMNVNVLCWDEAASTNLNPAKTIVFWWRQNFPSQLELSLQKKYDVVLCPRLPLYFDFVQDKNNVSGRRWNGAYFNSLSNIYNFPDRQLPSAELNSNLILGIQANIWTETVGSEKRLDYMTYPRIAALAESAWTDRVLKNESSFNERLKADLTLYDRDGIYYYNPFDPGAHPEAIDFIRHTPKREKAGRHRKHAHEKAARGAKTSKTDRNGAKHHHIKKGNHRAG, from the coding sequence TTGAACTCAAACGATCCGAATATACTTGCGCGAACGAAGCGGTTCCTGGTGCTTCCAGGTTCGTGTAATGCGTCGCCATTTGTGACATTAGTGCGCATTCTTTTTCTTTCCTTCCAATTTGCATCCGCCCAAACGGTCAATATTATTCCTCTTCCAAAATCATTTATTAAGCTTAGCGGCGCGTTTCAGTTAAACAGCAACATCGTTATCGGTATGAACGATAACTCAATGCTGCCGCAGGCCAATTATCTTCAAATGGAATTAAAAAGAGCGGACGGGATCCTTATCGCGGTCGATCCTGATGAACAGAAGGCACAAATCGATTTAAAGTTAGTTGATAAACCGGGCGTAAACGGTGCTTATGATTTGAAAATTGAGGCTAACAAGATATCCATCACTGCATCTGGGAATGATGGAATTTTTTATGGGTTGGTTTCATTAATGCAGTTGATCAGGATGCAACCGGCTGGTAATTCTGTTAGCCTGGCGGCATGCGAAATAGCCGATGCGCCCAGATTCCAATGGCGGGGTTTTATGCTGGATGAATCGAGGCATTTTTTTGGCAGGGAAAAGGTGGAGCAGCTTTTAAACTGGATGGCCTTTTATAAACTAAATAAGTTCCACTGGCACCTTACTGATGACGACGGCTGGCGGCTTGAAATAAAAAAGTATCCCCGCTTAGCGCAGGTTGGCGGCATTGGCAACCATACCGATTCCCTTGCGCCGGCAAAATATTATACACAGGAGGATATTAAAGAAATTGTTGCTTACGCACAGGACCGTTTTATTACCGTCATCCCCGAAATTGATATGCCCGGCCATGCTACCGCTGCAAATAAGGCGTACCCTGAATACAGCGGGGGCAGTATCCGCAATTATGAAAATTACACTTTTGATCCTGGCAACGAGAAGACCTACAGCTACCTTACGGCTATTTTAAAGGAGGCGAACGGGCTTTTTCCTTCGCATATGATCCATTTGGGCGGGGATGAAGTGGCATTAGGTAACCAGGCCTGGGCCGGCCGGCCGGGTATAAAAGATATGATGGCAAAAAATAATTTTACCGCGCTTGAAGACCTGGAGCATTACTTTTTTAACCGTATGGCCGATTCGGTGATGAAAATGAACGTTAATGTTTTATGCTGGGATGAGGCGGCAAGCACTAATTTGAACCCTGCTAAAACTATTGTTTTTTGGTGGCGGCAAAACTTCCCCTCGCAACTGGAACTATCCTTACAAAAAAAGTACGATGTTGTGCTTTGCCCGCGACTGCCTTTGTATTTTGATTTTGTACAGGATAAGAACAATGTTTCAGGCAGGCGATGGAATGGCGCCTATTTTAACAGTTTAAGTAATATTTATAATTTCCCAGACAGACAACTGCCGTCAGCGGAATTGAATTCCAATCTTATACTGGGTATCCAGGCCAATATTTGGACAGAAACCGTAGGCTCGGAAAAACGCCTTGATTATATGACCTATCCGCGGATAGCTGCTTTGGCCGAATCCGCATGGACAGACCGGGTACTGAAAAATGAATCTTCATTTAATGAACGCTTAAAGGCTGATCTCACCTTATATGACAGGGATGGCATTTACTATTACAACCCTTTTGACCCAGGCGCACACCCGGAAGCCATTGACTTTATTCGCCACACTCCAAAGCGTGAGAAAGCAGGCAGACATCGCAAACATGCGCACGAGAAGGCCGCCCGCGGTGCTAAAACTAGTAAGACAGATAGAAATGGTGCTAAACATCATCACATAAAAAAAGGGAATCACCGTGCCGGATAG
- a CDS encoding VOC family protein, with amino-acid sequence MYKALYLSPMVPSYDIKSTLNFFVDLFGFKAVMDTGNYAIVYKDNHLIHILNAGADIGEMEFYLEVDEIDSLWDAIKDKVGDVKIKPPFDREYGMREFHVIVPHTKTLMFVGQEIKK; translated from the coding sequence ATGTATAAAGCATTGTATTTAAGCCCGATGGTGCCGTCGTATGATATAAAATCGACCCTTAACTTTTTTGTCGATCTATTCGGTTTTAAAGCAGTGATGGACACCGGCAATTATGCAATCGTTTATAAGGACAATCACCTGATCCATATTTTAAACGCCGGAGCCGACATTGGCGAAATGGAGTTTTACCTGGAAGTGGACGAAATTGACAGCCTTTGGGATGCTATAAAGGATAAAGTGGGCGATGTTAAAATCAAACCGCCCTTTGACCGGGAATATGGCATGAGGGAATTTCACGTCATTGTGCCGCACACCAAAACGCTGATGTTTGTGGGACAGGAAATTAAAAAGTGA
- a CDS encoding bifunctional 4-hydroxy-2-oxoglutarate aldolase/2-dehydro-3-deoxy-phosphogluconate aldolase — protein sequence MNKAFSFDLFNKMPVVGIMRNIPDAHIDTIAGVYCRSGLTNLEITMNSPNAEQNISLLADLYGDELNIGAGTVCSMGDLEKALKANAQFIVTPVINEEVIKTCVAEKVPIFPGAYTPSEIYKAWSLGASMIKLFPAGDLKPGYIKEILAPLSFVSLMPTGGVNLENFINYFQQGAKGVGVGSQLFPKDVINRQDWQALAGVYVSFVSKYRDFIADKK from the coding sequence ATGAACAAAGCATTTTCATTTGACCTGTTTAACAAAATGCCGGTAGTTGGCATTATGAGAAATATCCCGGATGCGCATATTGACACTATCGCCGGCGTGTATTGCCGCTCGGGATTAACCAATCTTGAAATTACGATGAACTCGCCAAATGCCGAACAAAATATTTCGTTATTGGCAGATTTGTATGGGGATGAATTGAATATCGGCGCGGGCACTGTTTGCAGCATGGGCGACCTCGAAAAAGCATTAAAAGCTAACGCTCAATTTATTGTAACTCCGGTTATAAATGAAGAAGTGATAAAAACCTGCGTTGCCGAAAAGGTGCCCATTTTTCCGGGGGCTTATACGCCATCCGAAATTTATAAAGCATGGTCCCTGGGTGCCTCTATGATCAAGCTTTTTCCGGCCGGGGATTTAAAGCCCGGTTACATTAAAGAGATTTTGGCCCCTTTGAGTTTTGTAAGCCTGATGCCCACAGGGGGAGTCAATTTAGAGAATTTTATCAATTACTTTCAGCAGGGGGCAAAAGGAGTAGGAGTGGGCAGCCAGCTTTTTCCAAAAGATGTCATCAACCGGCAGGACTGGCAGGCCTTAGCCGGAGTTTATGTCTCCTTTGTTAGCAAATACAGAGATTTTATTGCTGACAAAAAGTAA
- a CDS encoding VOC family protein — MFKDTKAFSGFSVNDMQKAMEFYQGKLGIEISESEMGILTLHISGGSKIIIYPRPNHEPAAFTILNFPVNDVEKTVDELIAAGITFEQYGEPIKTDAKGILRGNGRGPDIAWFKDPAGNILSVLKEG, encoded by the coding sequence ATGTTTAAAGACACAAAAGCATTCAGCGGTTTTTCAGTAAACGACATGCAAAAAGCGATGGAATTTTATCAAGGCAAACTTGGCATCGAAATTTCGGAAAGTGAAATGGGCATCCTGACGCTTCACATTAGCGGCGGCAGCAAAATAATTATTTACCCCAGGCCAAATCACGAACCGGCCGCATTTACCATCCTCAACTTCCCGGTTAATGATGTGGAGAAAACGGTAGACGAACTTATTGCCGCCGGCATCACATTTGAGCAATATGGCGAACCCATTAAAACAGATGCTAAAGGTATTTTACGAGGCAATGGCAGGGGGCCGGATATCGCCTGGTTTAAAGATCCCGCAGGAAATATTTTGTCGGTGCTGAAAGAAGGATAG
- a CDS encoding 2-dehydro-3-deoxygalactonokinase, with the protein MKYFLSCDWGTTSFRIKLARTNDGRVVAEESSADGIARIFERWQQTGQPEEKRSDFYLGLVNLHAKRMEEKANQSLSGVPLLISGMASSSVGFIDIPYNSVPFSVDGAGIQTAFIAATKAFDHNIWVVSGLKTTDDVMRGEETQLIGCIEPGQIVVNEMFIFPGTHSKHILVKNNRVVDFKTYMTGEVFALLCQNSILKNGVERGHTPEGNTELESFKAGVKEAVSSNLLHSIFKARTNQLFEVYQKSENYNYLSGLLIGAELRDLVDCEAETINLVCGQESGIYYQSALLALFPSKKIKIISHQLANGATVMGHLKIAKQLKIFA; encoded by the coding sequence ATGAAATACTTTTTAAGCTGCGATTGGGGCACCACGTCATTCAGGATAAAACTTGCCCGGACAAATGACGGCAGGGTAGTTGCCGAAGAAAGTTCGGCCGATGGCATTGCCCGGATCTTTGAACGTTGGCAGCAAACCGGGCAGCCGGAAGAGAAAAGAAGTGATTTTTACCTTGGCCTGGTCAATTTGCATGCAAAAAGGATGGAAGAAAAGGCAAATCAATCTTTATCGGGTGTACCGCTGCTTATTTCTGGCATGGCATCGTCCTCTGTTGGTTTTATCGATATCCCATACAATTCCGTGCCTTTTTCAGTTGATGGAGCGGGTATTCAAACGGCATTTATCGCGGCAACAAAAGCTTTTGACCATAATATATGGGTAGTTTCGGGCCTCAAAACCACGGACGATGTAATGAGGGGCGAAGAAACTCAATTGATCGGCTGTATTGAACCGGGGCAGATCGTCGTGAACGAAATGTTTATTTTCCCCGGCACACATTCAAAACATATCCTCGTAAAAAATAACCGGGTGGTTGATTTTAAAACTTATATGACCGGCGAAGTATTTGCCTTATTATGCCAAAACAGCATTCTGAAAAATGGTGTTGAACGGGGCCATACTCCCGAGGGCAACACTGAGCTTGAAAGTTTTAAAGCAGGTGTTAAGGAAGCAGTTTCGTCAAACCTGCTGCATTCCATTTTTAAGGCGAGGACGAACCAATTGTTTGAGGTATATCAAAAATCAGAAAATTATAATTATTTAAGCGGCTTACTGATAGGAGCTGAGTTAAGGGACCTGGTGGATTGCGAAGCAGAAACGATTAATCTTGTTTGCGGACAGGAATCAGGAATATATTATCAATCGGCGCTGTTGGCGTTATTTCCCTCAAAAAAGATAAAAATAATTTCACATCAGCTGGCTAATGGAGCTACAGTGATGGGCCATTTAAAGATCGCCAAACAATTAAAAATATTTGCATGA
- a CDS encoding ferritin, whose protein sequence is MDTNRLSGTIAKALNQQMTNEAHNAQIYLSYGAWADEKGYGGISNFLFRHANEERNHMMKILEYILKRGGKVVVTEIPGPGPDPSSVNDCFEKIFKSEVDNTTSIYNLVNLSLAEKDWATWNFMQWFVKEQTEEETLAMELLDKIKIAGGPAAKDDALYFLDNNLATTPDDATLAQDVTVDKP, encoded by the coding sequence ATGGATACTAACAGGCTTTCGGGTACAATTGCAAAAGCATTGAACCAGCAGATGACAAATGAGGCGCATAACGCACAGATCTACCTTTCGTATGGCGCGTGGGCGGATGAAAAAGGATACGGGGGCATCTCGAACTTTTTATTCAGGCATGCCAATGAAGAACGCAACCACATGATGAAAATATTGGAATATATTTTAAAACGCGGCGGCAAGGTGGTTGTAACTGAAATCCCCGGCCCGGGGCCCGATCCATCAAGCGTGAATGATTGTTTCGAGAAAATATTTAAGTCGGAGGTAGATAATACAACGTCTATTTACAACCTGGTTAACCTGAGCCTTGCCGAAAAAGACTGGGCTACCTGGAATTTTATGCAATGGTTTGTAAAGGAACAAACAGAAGAAGAAACGCTGGCTATGGAGCTGCTCGACAAAATAAAAATAGCCGGAGGCCCGGCCGCCAAGGACGATGCACTTTATTTTTTGGATAACAACCTGGCAACCACCCCGGATGACGCCACGTTAGCACAGGATGTTACGGTTGATAAACCGTAA
- a CDS encoding sugar phosphate isomerase/epimerase family protein: MKILFFCPRWGQEDVEWDVFLRKVKQAGYDGVEASLPQDEKQKFLILNGLEKQGLQFIAQHYETTEKKFDIHCQQFEQRLLNLASGNPLFINTQTGKDYYTFEQNKQLIDLARKISGNTGVKILHETHRGKFSFAAHIAGTYLAEIDDLRITLDISHWCNTAESFLHDQQEAVALAISRTDHIHSRVGYPEGPQVSDPRAPEWKEALDFHLSCWDKVVAKKQAEDAPLLTITSEFGAPPYLPLLPYTKQPVVSQWDVNVFMMELLRERYK, from the coding sequence ATGAAGATCTTATTTTTTTGCCCGCGCTGGGGACAGGAGGATGTTGAATGGGATGTGTTTTTGCGGAAGGTAAAACAGGCAGGTTACGATGGTGTTGAAGCCAGTTTGCCTCAGGATGAAAAGCAAAAATTCCTGATATTGAATGGCCTTGAAAAACAGGGCCTTCAATTTATAGCACAGCATTACGAGACAACCGAAAAAAAGTTTGACATTCATTGTCAGCAATTTGAGCAACGCTTGCTCAATCTTGCATCTGGCAACCCACTGTTTATCAACACCCAAACAGGGAAGGACTATTATACTTTCGAACAAAACAAACAGTTGATTGACCTGGCAAGAAAGATCTCCGGGAACACAGGCGTAAAGATTTTGCACGAAACCCATCGCGGCAAGTTTAGTTTTGCTGCGCATATAGCCGGCACTTACCTGGCAGAAATTGATGACTTGCGCATTACGCTTGATATATCGCACTGGTGCAATACTGCCGAGTCTTTTTTACATGATCAGCAGGAAGCCGTTGCCCTGGCTATATCGCGTACGGACCATATCCATTCGCGTGTCGGCTATCCCGAAGGGCCTCAGGTATCAGACCCCCGGGCCCCGGAATGGAAGGAGGCCCTGGATTTTCATCTCAGCTGCTGGGACAAGGTTGTCGCAAAAAAACAAGCAGAAGACGCGCCTTTGCTAACCATAACGTCGGAGTTTGGTGCGCCGCCTTATTTGCCTTTACTGCCTTATACCAAACAGCCGGTGGTAAGCCAGTGGGATGTTAACGTATTTATGATGGAGCTACTGAGGGAGCGGTATAAGTAA
- a CDS encoding protein-tyrosine phosphatase family protein codes for MNIFTRTGLVFDYMHDNIHRVVKGIPRLKRSQINPHLMLGSQYNLWGLKKLKALGVTAIVNMRMHNDYSDADHEGIKYLHLPTVDNTPPPLSVLIKGAEFIDAEIKSGGLVYVHCRQGLGRGPTMAMAYLIKTGLTYEEAYETIRKVRIFINPQRSQVKILKELEEYYKEK; via the coding sequence ATGAATATTTTCACCAGGACAGGCCTTGTTTTTGACTATATGCATGATAATATCCATAGGGTAGTAAAAGGTATTCCGCGTTTAAAGCGTTCTCAAATCAACCCCCACCTGATGCTGGGCAGCCAGTATAATTTATGGGGACTAAAAAAATTGAAGGCCCTTGGTGTAACAGCAATAGTGAATATGCGCATGCATAACGATTATAGCGATGCCGACCATGAAGGGATAAAATACCTGCACCTGCCAACTGTTGATAATACCCCGCCGCCCCTGAGTGTTTTGATAAAAGGAGCAGAATTTATTGATGCCGAAATAAAAAGTGGTGGTTTGGTTTATGTGCACTGCAGGCAGGGGTTGGGTAGGGGGCCTACCATGGCCATGGCTTACCTGATAAAAACAGGTTTGACTTATGAAGAAGCCTATGAAACCATCAGAAAAGTAAGGATATTTATCAACCCGCAGCGCAGCCAGGTGAAAATACTGAAAGAGCTGGAAGAGTATTATAAGGAAAAATAG
- a CDS encoding acyltransferase, which yields MGTIIVATMPSTKPETIDWISNLRLIALYAVIILHCSSPLLMQYGKVPAADWWAADFLNALTRFGVPAFVMITGALLLPREYEIGSFLKKRLSRVVVPFLFWSLVYVWYSWYNEEITFGADAWANIRQVLHLLKTGSSYHLWYVYMLIGLYFFIPVIGKFVRNASEKEIIYFLVVWFGVMLITQPYFMRYNPSVDMHYFAGFAGYLVLGYYLANKDFNIKYLRFWMFLLFLFSVGLIAIGSRLLIAYPIYPGTMLYEPVNPAVLLLAISAFMLAKLTVPKVSPAITRARDFAGKFNYGIYLAHALVLYFLDDLFGIGYKLGIPILSIPLTALICFMISLLLVWIINKIPFGKWVSG from the coding sequence ATGGGAACAATCATAGTAGCAACAATGCCATCAACCAAACCCGAAACCATCGACTGGATCAGCAATTTAAGGCTCATTGCTTTATATGCAGTGATCATATTGCATTGTTCATCGCCCTTGCTGATGCAGTATGGGAAAGTTCCGGCGGCAGACTGGTGGGCAGCTGATTTTTTAAATGCGCTTACCCGTTTTGGAGTGCCTGCATTTGTGATGATCACCGGCGCTTTGTTACTTCCGCGTGAATATGAGATCGGCAGTTTTTTAAAGAAAAGATTAAGCAGGGTAGTGGTGCCCTTTTTGTTCTGGAGCCTGGTTTACGTTTGGTATTCCTGGTATAACGAGGAAATTACTTTCGGGGCAGATGCCTGGGCCAATATCAGGCAAGTGCTGCATTTGCTTAAAACCGGCAGCTCCTACCATTTATGGTATGTGTATATGCTCATAGGGCTGTATTTTTTTATCCCGGTTATCGGCAAGTTTGTACGCAATGCTTCCGAAAAGGAAATTATTTATTTCCTGGTAGTTTGGTTTGGTGTGATGCTTATCACGCAGCCTTATTTTATGCGTTACAATCCTTCGGTTGATATGCATTACTTTGCAGGCTTTGCCGGATACCTGGTGTTGGGTTATTACCTTGCCAATAAGGATTTTAATATAAAATACCTGCGCTTTTGGATGTTCCTGTTGTTTTTATTCAGTGTTGGGTTGATCGCTATTGGAAGCAGGCTGCTGATTGCCTACCCAATATACCCCGGAACAATGCTTTATGAACCCGTTAACCCGGCTGTTTTATTGCTGGCCATCAGCGCTTTTATGTTGGCAAAACTGACAGTTCCAAAAGTATCTCCCGCTATTACCCGGGCCCGCGATTTTGCCGGTAAGTTTAATTATGGCATCTACCTGGCCCACGCGCTGGTTTTGTACTTCCTGGATGATCTTTTTGGTATCGGTTACAAGCTGGGCATACCCATTCTAAGTATCCCATTAACGGCCCTGATCTGTTTTATGATATCCCTGCTATTGGTGTGGATCATCAATAAAATACCGTTCGGGAAATGGGTTTCCGGATAG
- a CDS encoding ArnT family glycosyltransferase, whose translation MKKLTEKNAASFTIVLIIVTFVLRCFIAAYTGLGNGESYYFRGALQLNMSYFDQPPLFFWLGALSIKLFGLTNFGIRFASVLLFAGTSWLMFLITRKLFNAKSGFWAVVVMNLSALFTIAIASWYQPDAPLMFFWLLATYFIVQLMVGRGSENSEATRNSRRTWLLWLAVGISMGLATLSKYHVLFLFAGVFMYIATNKNQRHWLRHPGPYVAIIITLLMASPIIWWNYNNNWVSFVFQGSRAGASGKFQLHPDWFGRSILGQCAFLLPWIWFPTIRQLFISYKLRKQLQVYSFTFWMAILPIVFFTVVTLWSDLQFHFHWQAPGYMMLFIPLGFAIDKSLNIPAKRLLTRRWLNFSIYFTVITIGVLGTHWVTGFWSAYGPKAVVHFFHGDNLDPTIQGVDYTDIQTRFEKEGWLNNPNIFTGSTRWWLTGKIDWALKGKKDIIVFDPDPRNLAFLVDPKTLVGKDCIIIGDHHEPFINMNVKPFFDSVTQLPDVQIIRNGPEYTLQVYYCKNFHKSAEPRMDLPLYRQLIGLPPFGK comes from the coding sequence ATGAAAAAACTCACTGAAAAAAACGCCGCATCCTTTACCATCGTCCTCATCATCGTCACCTTTGTGCTGCGCTGCTTTATTGCAGCCTACACAGGTTTGGGTAATGGCGAATCCTATTATTTCAGGGGGGCGCTTCAATTAAACATGAGTTATTTTGATCAGCCGCCCTTGTTTTTTTGGTTAGGCGCATTAAGCATTAAACTTTTTGGGTTAACAAACTTCGGCATCAGGTTCGCATCCGTATTGCTTTTTGCAGGTACAAGCTGGCTCATGTTTTTAATCACCAGGAAACTGTTCAACGCCAAATCTGGCTTTTGGGCCGTGGTGGTAATGAATTTAAGCGCCTTGTTTACTATCGCAATCGCTTCCTGGTACCAGCCTGACGCGCCGCTGATGTTTTTCTGGCTGCTGGCTACCTATTTTATTGTGCAGCTAATGGTGGGCCGCGGATCTGAAAATTCCGAAGCCACGCGCAACAGCCGCCGTACCTGGCTGCTATGGTTAGCTGTTGGCATTAGCATGGGCCTGGCAACACTCAGCAAATATCACGTGCTGTTTTTATTTGCAGGGGTTTTTATGTACATCGCCACCAATAAAAATCAACGTCACTGGTTGCGGCATCCCGGCCCGTATGTGGCAATAATAATAACACTGTTAATGGCGTCGCCTATTATTTGGTGGAATTATAACAATAACTGGGTTTCATTTGTGTTTCAGGGTTCGAGGGCAGGCGCAAGCGGAAAATTCCAATTGCATCCCGATTGGTTTGGCCGCAGTATTTTAGGGCAATGTGCGTTTTTGCTGCCCTGGATCTGGTTCCCCACCATCAGGCAACTTTTTATCTCTTATAAACTCCGCAAGCAGTTGCAGGTTTATAGTTTTACCTTTTGGATGGCAATATTGCCCATTGTTTTTTTTACGGTGGTTACTTTGTGGTCCGATCTTCAATTCCACTTTCACTGGCAGGCGCCTGGTTATATGATGTTGTTTATTCCGCTCGGCTTTGCCATCGATAAAAGCCTGAATATACCCGCAAAACGATTATTAACGCGCCGCTGGCTTAACTTTTCTATTTATTTTACGGTAATTACTATTGGCGTTTTGGGCACCCATTGGGTGACAGGTTTTTGGTCGGCCTACGGGCCGAAGGCCGTAGTTCATTTTTTCCACGGCGACAATCTTGACCCCACCATCCAGGGCGTTGATTATACTGATATCCAAACCCGTTTTGAAAAGGAAGGCTGGCTAAATAACCCTAATATATTTACCGGCAGTACCCGCTGGTGGTTAACCGGTAAAATCGACTGGGCGCTTAAAGGCAAAAAGGATATCATCGTGTTTGATCCGGATCCCCGTAACCTGGCTTTTTTGGTCGACCCAAAGACCCTCGTTGGCAAAGATTGCATCATCATTGGCGATCATCATGAACCTTTTATCAATATGAACGTGAAGCCATTTTTTGATAGTGTGACCCAATTGCCTGATGTACAGATTATCCGTAACGGACCCGAATACACACTGCAGGTTTACTATTGCAAAAACTTTCACAAATCTGCCGAACCAAGGATGGACCTGCCTTTATACCGGCAATTGATTGGGTTGCCGCCATTTGGTAAATAA